The following are from one region of the Chloracidobacterium sp. genome:
- a CDS encoding S8 family serine peptidase gives MNRNNIWIHIGIALILVTLAAVLGQIDRWRAGLRPATSETRDIARSAGKPNAVKRSRSDSEPEVLVRFKPGVSMTQIAKLVARNNDRVEDNVEFVRGLTSIDDLDDADPAAVAAQYTAMTDLVEYAHPNYRIELGTPDAKPVEERFEDDVTSSPNDPHFADQWALNNDGSGGGRKGAHIDALKAWNITKGSSEVVVAVLDTGVDYTHPDLISNMWIRPENVPQYSDGELGAFNDRYGFNAVDNAADPMDENGHGTHCAGVIGAEGDNELGIAGINWKARIMPLKFLGRGGFGTTKDAIEAINYAVDRKQKGVNVRIISASWGSTQYSKALEDAIRAAGEQGILFIAAAGNSSTDNDRRPHYPSNYNLPNVISVAALDRTDSLASFSNYGAKTVHVAAPGKEIVSTWLNEAYREASGTSMATPHVAGIAALIVARDRSITVEKLKERVMAAVDKIEQLNGKVVSGGRINAAKALAN, from the coding sequence ATGAATCGCAATAATATCTGGATACACATCGGTATCGCATTGATCCTCGTCACGCTGGCAGCAGTGCTTGGGCAGATCGACCGTTGGCGGGCAGGCCTGCGTCCCGCGACATCGGAAACTCGCGATATTGCCAGATCGGCGGGCAAACCTAACGCGGTGAAACGAAGCCGTTCAGATTCAGAGCCTGAAGTGCTTGTGCGGTTCAAGCCGGGCGTCAGCATGACCCAGATCGCCAAGCTGGTTGCGAGGAATAACGATCGCGTCGAAGACAACGTCGAATTCGTTCGTGGGTTGACGTCGATCGATGATCTTGACGATGCCGATCCGGCGGCGGTCGCTGCGCAATATACCGCAATGACCGACCTTGTCGAGTATGCCCATCCTAACTATCGCATCGAGCTGGGAACACCCGACGCCAAACCGGTCGAAGAACGGTTTGAAGATGACGTCACATCCTCGCCTAACGATCCTCATTTTGCTGATCAGTGGGCATTGAACAATGACGGTTCGGGCGGCGGACGCAAAGGAGCACATATCGATGCTTTGAAAGCCTGGAACATCACGAAAGGCAGTTCGGAGGTGGTCGTCGCGGTTCTTGATACAGGGGTCGATTACACACATCCGGACCTGATCTCGAATATGTGGATCCGGCCTGAAAATGTCCCCCAGTATTCCGACGGCGAACTTGGTGCATTCAATGACAGGTATGGATTCAACGCCGTCGACAACGCCGCCGACCCGATGGACGAAAACGGGCACGGAACGCATTGCGCAGGCGTGATAGGTGCAGAAGGTGACAATGAACTCGGGATCGCCGGGATCAATTGGAAGGCCCGGATAATGCCGCTCAAATTTCTGGGTCGAGGCGGCTTTGGTACGACCAAAGATGCGATCGAAGCGATCAATTATGCGGTCGATCGCAAGCAGAAGGGTGTCAACGTCCGCATAATCAGCGCCAGCTGGGGATCGACGCAGTATTCGAAAGCGCTTGAGGATGCGATACGAGCTGCCGGCGAACAAGGGATCTTGTTCATTGCGGCTGCCGGCAACAGCAGTACAGATAACGATCGGCGTCCGCATTATCCATCGAACTACAATTTGCCTAATGTAATCAGCGTTGCGGCGCTGGACCGCACGGACTCTCTGGCGTCGTTCTCAAACTACGGTGCAAAGACCGTTCATGTAGCCGCACCCGGAAAAGAGATCGTCTCGACGTGGCTAAACGAGGCATATCGCGAGGCATCCGGCACCTCCATGGCAACGCCGCATGTTGCCGGCATTGCCGCCTTGATCGTTGCAAGAGATCGCAGCATCACCGTCGAAAAGCTTAAAGAACGCGTGATGGCTGCCGTTGACAAGATCGAACAGCTTAACGGCAAGGTCGTCTCGGGCGGCCGCATCAATGCAGCAAAGGCCCTTGCTAATTAG
- a CDS encoding DUF2085 domain-containing protein has protein sequence MRNTVADDRSGVYNSVYARGEMRKRSYRVLVFCLAIAFIWLAAIVSPPVLASLGSHPAAAGVFSFFGWMCHQIPERSFHFAGEQLGVCSRCFGVYFGLLVGFAVYPLWRNIENIEPLPRLWLFASIVPLGIDFALTFFGIWENTHFSRFVTGLILGAACATYIIPAAVEIAQNFAHARARRA, from the coding sequence ATGCGAAATACAGTAGCCGACGACCGATCAGGAGTTTATAACTCAGTGTATGCGCGGGGCGAAATGCGGAAACGGTCGTACCGCGTTTTGGTTTTTTGCCTCGCGATAGCGTTTATATGGCTGGCCGCGATCGTGTCGCCGCCGGTGCTTGCATCGCTGGGTTCACACCCGGCTGCTGCCGGGGTCTTTTCGTTTTTTGGCTGGATGTGTCACCAGATCCCTGAGCGTTCATTCCATTTTGCCGGCGAGCAGTTAGGGGTCTGTTCACGCTGTTTCGGAGTCTATTTCGGACTGCTGGTCGGGTTCGCCGTATATCCACTTTGGCGGAACATCGAAAACATCGAACCGCTTCCGAGGCTTTGGCTTTTCGCATCTATCGTTCCGCTAGGCATCGATTTCGCATTGACCTTTTTCGGCATTTGGGAGAACACGCATTTCTCCAGGTTTGTAACCGGGTTGATCTTAGGAGCGGCGTGTGCGACCTACATCATTCCGGCCGCGGTCGAGATCGCCCAGAACTTTGCCCACGCCCGCGCACGGCGTGCCTGA
- a CDS encoding CHAT domain-containing protein, producing MSRFRTNRLIRPLLVVVMVTAIWVPLSAQSSDERAEAEGLMRQANELLANETPRSRDDALAKFAAALTIWRRLGDEKQQAAALQKMADITYYRGDVRQSLEHSLMLLPITRRLGDRDLEGTVLANIGWTYDAVGEPRKGLEFLQQAHDLFVGSGQKQKVASVLNGIGTFNYYLGNIEIALENFNRSLAIRREVNDRRGEALVLINLGKSFDDGGEKQKAIEYYESALAITEELKDTRNKATVLNNLGSVQQDLGDFQKAFDLYQTSLRLRREIGDGFGEAASLNNLASLYRTLGDFDQALALMQEVRLKHNKSGSKREEAKSLGSIGAVYWAMNDRSSALDHYSKALELHQSIENNEGRAVLLRNIGLVHLESNDARTAIPYFQQSLELAETAGDAASVGDIVLLLARAFASLNENENAVAGFARAEEIQRKNNFLADLPETLFRSAQFDLKNGKNADSLKKMAEAHQILDDLRVTISAPGLRASFLAERHKFFDSYITQLVAQHRAEPGKGWDAIALKVSESARARSLLDSLGESHANIRSGIDPGLRTKETLLRQTINSKESQRIEAVRSGSVEGAAALERELTGLFREYRLIQAEIRRTSPNFAALTSPEPLDLPLIQASLDPDSVLLEYFVGTENSFLFLITDKELSIFQIPKQQIVDDLARRALGAVKARGTDVKIETLRQRNERIARADRDAITYLNRLGDVLLKPVAARLEKKRLLIVSSGILQYLPFGALMNPASGAGASRKHLIETNEVVSLPSASIIPLLRRKPAETSPSRNLIAVFADPVFSNDDPRVSSNEDSKKDETALAVMNAPKLISPRLRSDFSRLRFTRTEAEAIATLTPDSDVFLAMDFAANVEAATGDNLRRSRYIHLATHGVVNSDFPELSGIVLSLFDQSGRPRDGFLRLHDVYNLQIAADLVVLSACETGLGKDIKGEGIVGLTRGFMYAGAPRVMASLWRVEDRATADLMRRFYQRMFREGLAPAAALRDAQVSMLKERSTRQPFFWAGFTLQGEWRPIPN from the coding sequence ATGAGTCGATTCAGAACAAATCGTTTGATCAGGCCGCTCTTGGTTGTTGTGATGGTCACCGCCATCTGGGTGCCTTTGTCCGCCCAGTCCTCTGACGAACGAGCCGAAGCTGAAGGCCTAATGCGGCAGGCCAATGAACTCCTTGCAAATGAAACACCACGGTCGCGTGACGACGCGTTGGCTAAATTCGCCGCTGCATTAACGATATGGCGGCGTCTGGGCGACGAAAAGCAGCAGGCCGCTGCCCTGCAAAAAATGGCTGATATTACCTACTACCGCGGTGATGTCCGGCAATCGCTCGAACATTCTTTGATGCTTTTGCCGATCACGCGGAGGTTAGGCGACCGCGATCTTGAGGGAACGGTCCTCGCAAATATCGGATGGACCTATGATGCGGTAGGTGAACCGCGAAAAGGCCTGGAATTCCTTCAGCAGGCCCATGACCTATTCGTCGGATCAGGCCAGAAGCAAAAGGTCGCTTCAGTGCTGAACGGCATCGGGACATTCAATTATTACCTGGGGAATATCGAGATCGCACTTGAGAATTTTAACCGTTCGCTGGCGATTCGCCGCGAGGTAAATGACCGGCGTGGCGAGGCCCTTGTGCTGATAAACCTCGGAAAATCTTTCGACGACGGAGGCGAAAAGCAAAAGGCGATCGAATACTACGAGTCGGCACTAGCTATCACAGAGGAACTCAAAGACACACGGAACAAAGCTACCGTCTTAAATAACCTTGGGAGTGTTCAACAAGACCTAGGAGACTTTCAAAAGGCTTTCGATCTTTACCAAACATCTTTACGGCTCCGACGAGAGATTGGGGACGGCTTTGGTGAAGCAGCCTCACTCAATAACCTCGCTTCGCTTTACCGGACGCTCGGCGATTTCGATCAGGCTCTCGCCCTGATGCAGGAGGTTCGTTTAAAACACAATAAGAGTGGTTCGAAACGGGAAGAGGCCAAGAGCCTCGGTTCTATCGGGGCTGTCTACTGGGCGATGAATGACCGCTCGTCAGCTTTGGATCACTATTCCAAGGCGCTCGAACTTCACCAAAGCATTGAAAACAATGAGGGACGAGCTGTTCTATTGCGAAACATCGGCCTCGTACATCTCGAAAGCAACGACGCAAGAACGGCAATTCCCTATTTCCAGCAATCACTGGAATTAGCTGAGACTGCGGGTGACGCGGCTTCCGTCGGCGATATTGTCCTTTTACTTGCCCGCGCGTTCGCATCGCTGAACGAGAACGAAAATGCAGTTGCTGGTTTTGCTCGTGCGGAAGAGATCCAGCGAAAGAATAACTTTCTTGCCGATCTGCCTGAAACTCTGTTCCGATCGGCACAATTCGATCTTAAGAACGGAAAGAACGCCGACTCGCTGAAAAAAATGGCGGAGGCCCATCAGATCCTCGACGACCTTCGGGTCACGATATCAGCACCCGGTCTGCGTGCGAGTTTTCTTGCCGAGCGTCATAAGTTTTTCGACAGTTACATCACGCAGCTCGTGGCTCAGCATCGGGCCGAACCCGGCAAAGGCTGGGATGCCATTGCACTAAAGGTCAGTGAAAGCGCACGTGCAAGAAGCTTGCTCGATTCGCTGGGTGAGTCGCATGCGAATATCCGCAGCGGGATCGACCCCGGCCTCCGGACAAAAGAGACGCTGCTTCGGCAGACGATAAACTCAAAAGAATCGCAACGCATTGAGGCTGTCCGTAGCGGATCCGTTGAAGGTGCCGCCGCCTTAGAACGCGAACTGACCGGGCTTTTTCGCGAGTATCGCCTCATCCAGGCCGAGATACGCCGGACGAGCCCGAATTTTGCGGCACTGACCAGTCCCGAACCGCTCGATCTGCCGTTGATCCAGGCTTCGCTCGACCCTGATTCAGTTTTATTGGAGTATTTTGTCGGCACAGAAAATTCATTCCTTTTCCTCATCACAGATAAGGAGCTCTCGATATTTCAGATCCCAAAACAGCAGATCGTCGACGATCTGGCCCGTCGAGCTCTTGGGGCCGTCAAGGCTCGCGGGACCGACGTCAAAATTGAAACGCTGAGGCAAAGAAATGAACGCATCGCGCGTGCCGACCGCGACGCTATCACGTATTTGAACCGCTTAGGCGACGTTCTGCTTAAGCCGGTCGCGGCTAGGCTTGAGAAAAAACGTCTTTTGATCGTATCGTCGGGCATTCTGCAGTATCTTCCTTTCGGGGCTTTAATGAATCCTGCCAGCGGAGCGGGTGCGTCCAGAAAACACCTTATCGAGACCAACGAAGTCGTTAGTCTCCCATCGGCTTCGATCATTCCGCTTCTCAGGCGAAAACCAGCCGAGACTTCGCCTTCCAGAAATCTGATCGCAGTTTTTGCAGATCCGGTTTTTAGCAATGACGACCCGCGGGTGAGTTCGAATGAAGATAGCAAGAAGGATGAAACGGCACTTGCGGTAATGAACGCCCCGAAGCTGATATCGCCCCGATTGCGGTCCGATTTCAGCAGGCTCAGATTCACCCGGACCGAAGCCGAAGCGATCGCGACGCTCACACCAGACAGCGATGTATTCCTGGCCATGGACTTTGCGGCAAACGTCGAAGCGGCGACCGGAGATAACCTCCGCAGATCGCGTTATATCCATCTTGCGACCCACGGCGTGGTGAATAGCGATTTTCCCGAACTATCGGGGATCGTCCTGTCGCTTTTCGATCAGAGCGGACGTCCCAGGGACGGTTTTCTGCGGCTCCATGACGTTTATAACCTGCAGATCGCCGCCGACCTCGTCGTTCTCAGTGCGTGTGAGACCGGCCTCGGAAAAGATATCAAGGGTGAGGGCATCGTTGGCCTCACGCGAGGTTTTATGTATGCCGGTGCCCCACGGGTGATGGCCAGCCTTTGGCGCGTCGAGGACCGAGCAACTGCCGATCTGATGAGGCGCTTTTATCAGCGTATGTTCCGCGAAGGCCTGGCTCCGGCCGCCGCGTTGCGTGATGCACAGGTCTCGATGCTTAAAGAGCGCTCTACACGTCAGCCATTCTTCTGGGCCGGTTTCACCCTGCAGGGTGAATGGCGCCCGATCCCAAATTAG